Proteins encoded by one window of Myripristis murdjan chromosome 1, fMyrMur1.1, whole genome shotgun sequence:
- the wdr19 gene encoding WD repeat-containing protein 19 has translation MKRIFTLTDKAWAGSSLHYKWQKTQGNYLAVAGNDKSVKVFDRHGQKWNDLSLPGRCVAMDWDKNGDILAVIAEKSSFIYLWDASVNKTTQIDSGMRDQMTFILWAKAGPLLAVGTAKGNLLIYNQQTSRKIPVLGKHTKRITCGCWSSQNLLALGSDDRTLTISNHEGDTIRQTTLRGEPADVYFSVMKTDERSSPGESTVSVSVGKTILFLFNLSDPENPIELAFQSRYGNIVSYCWYGDGYILIGFSHGYFVVISTHIREIGQELYQAHNHKDSLNSVAISPALNKAASCGDNCIKIHELSELKDISNIVHLDDETKGLDQLSWTDDGQLLAVSTQRGTVHVFLTKLPILGDSFGTRLAYLTSLLEVTVSNQVEGESPVAIEVEVEPTFIAVGPFHVAVGMNNRAWFYTIGDRDPGFHRLKDVEYLGTIASMCLNADYAAALFEGKVQVHMIEGEDQEEKKQMRLFIGDDRKDRILCHALTNDFLYYGTDLGSVVCVLLEDWQTVSSYSHSVGVRKVFPDPNGTQLVIIDDKSGGFLHSPGNVTDSCYELPNFSPNVTGVLWENWASDRGVFVAYDDDKIYTYALHKTTIYGTRVVLVGTTSLLYSQKPLLLHNGELTCQTPSGKTSEVVLSTHSFLSHSSATQTESPQELSKKLSQALLLSRFPEAWNLCKSAANEAFWAEMGKACLVHMKVELAIQVYRMSGNVGMVMSLQGLQGIEDRNLLAGHLAMFLNEYDLAQDLYLSSNCPIAALEMRRDLLHWDSALMLAKRLAEDQIPFISKEYAVHLEFIGDYVNALSHYEKGMTHNSKFSEHDEACQAGLARMSIRMGDIRRGASQAIQHPSRVLKKECGAILESMKQYSEAAQLYEKGHYYDKAASVYIRCKNWAKVGELLPHVSSPKIHLQYAKAKEMDGKYKEAAQAYESAKDWDNVIRVLLDHLNNPEDAVRIVRETQSVDGAKMVARFFLRLNDYGSAIQFLVLSQCNDEAFQLAQQHGQMEVYADIIGSEATQEDYQSIALYFEAEKKHLQAGKFFQKCGQYSRALKHFLKCPNTDDSLAVEMAIETVGQAKDMSLISQLIDYLLGESDGMPKDAKYLFRLYMALQQYREAAHTAIIIAREEQCAGSYRNAHDVLFSMYTELQAQKIKIPAEMATNLMILHSYLLVKIHVKRGDHLKGARMLIRVSNNISKFPAHIVPILTSAVIECNRAGLKNSAFSFAAMLMRPEYRNNINPKYRKKIEAMVRRPDTSELEEETTPCPFCGFQLPQNELLCISCKNNLPYCIATGRHMLKEDWSVCPHCEFPALYSQFVLLLETESVCPMCSESLSAKQVKKISDCSSYLQPDELEH, from the exons AAATGATAAGTCAGTGAAAGTGTTTGATCGCCATGGGCAGAAGTGGAATGATCTCAGCCTTCCAGG ACGCTGTGTGGCCATGGACTGGGATAAGAATGGGGACATTCTAGCGGTGATAGCCGAGAAGTCCAGCTTCATTTATCTGTGGGATGCCAGTGTCAACAAGACTACCCAGATAGACAGCGGCATGAG AGATCAGATGACATTCATCTTGTGGGCAAAGGCTGGCCCACTGTTGGCAGTTGGGACTGCTAAAGGAAACCTGTTGATCTACAACCAGCAGACCTCGCGCAAGATACCTGTGCTAG GTAAGCACACAAAGAGGATCACATGTGGGTGTTGGAGCAGTCAGAATCTGCTGGCTCTCGGCAGCGACGATCGCACTTTGACCATTAGCAACCATGAGGGGGACACCATCCGACAG ACAACACTGCGCGGTGAGCCCGCTGACGTTTACTTCTCTGTGATGAAGACAGATGAGAGGTCTTCTCCAGGAGAAAGCact GTGAGCGTATCTGTGGGGAAGACGATACTGTTCCTTTTCAACCTCAGCGATCCTGAAAACCCCATAGAGCTGGCCTTCCAGTCTCGCTACGGAAACATCGTCTCCTACTGCTG GTATGGAGACGGGTATATCCTGATTGGCTTCTCCCATGGCTACTTTGTGGTTATTTCCACCCATATCAGGGAGATAGGGCAGGAGCTGTACCAGGCTCACAACCATAAAGACAGCCTCAACAGTGTGGCCATCTCCCCGGCCTTAAACAAGGCTGCCTCTTGTGGGGACAACTG cataAAGATCCATGAGCTGTCTGAGCTTAAAGATATCAGCAACATAGTTCATCTGGATGATGAGACTAAAG GTCTGGACCAGCTGAGCTGGACAGATGACGGCCAGCTGCTTGCAGTGTCCACCCAGAGAGGGACCGTCCATGTCTTCCTCACCAAGCTGCCTATCCTGGGTGACAGCTTTGGTACCAGGCTGGCCTACCTCACCTCCCTGCTGGAGGTCACTGTGTCCAACCAGGTGGAGGGG GAGAGTCCTGTGGCCATCGAAGTGGAAGTGGAGCCCACTTTCATTGCAGTGGGGCCGTTCCACGTGGCTGTGGGAATGAACAACAGAGCCTGGTTCTACACCATCGGAGACCGAGACCCCG GTTTTCACAGACTGAAGGACGTTGAGTACTTGGGCACAATAGCCAGCATGTGCCTCAACGCGGACTATGCAGCAGCGTTGTTTGAAGGAAAGGTCCAGGTGCACATG atTGAAGGCGAGGaccaggaggagaagaagcagaTGAGGCTGTTTATAGGCGATGACAGAAAAGATCGGATCCTTTGCCACGCGCTCACCAATGACTTCCTGTACTATGGCACTGAT CTGGGcagcgtggtgtgtgtgttgctggagGACTGGCAGACAGTGAGCAGCTACAGCCACTCAGTGGGTGTGAGGAAGGTGTTCCCCGACCCCAACGGCACACAGCTGGTCATCATTGATGACAAGAGCGGCGGCTTCCTGCACTCCCCTGGGAAT GTGACAGACTCCTGCTATGAGCTTCCAAACTTCTCTCCCAATGTCACAGGAGTGCTTTGGGAGAACTGGGCCTCTGACAGAGGAGTGTTTGTTGCTTATGATGATGACAAGATCTATACCTACGCCCTGCATAAAACCACCATATATG GTACCCGGGTGGTTTTAGTGGGTACCACTTCACTGCTTTACTCCCAGAAGCCTCTGTTATTGCACAACGGGGAGCTGACGTGTCAAACGCCAAGTGGCAAGACCAGTGAAGTGGTGCTGAGCACACACTCCTTCCTCAGCCACTCCTCCGCCACACAGACGGAATCACCACAGGAGCTCAGCAAGAAGCTCTCCCAGGCGCTCCTGCTCTCCAG GTTCCCTGAAGCCTGGAATCTATGCAAGTCTGCAGCAAATGAGGCTTTCTGGGCAGAGATGGGCAAAGCCTGTCTGGTCCACATGAAGGTGGAGCTGGCTATCCAAGTGTACCGCATGAGTGGCAACGTAGGCATGGTGATGTCACTGCAGGGCCTTCAG GGTATAGAGGACAGGAATTTGTTGGCAGGCCATTTGGCCATGTTCCTGAATGAGTACGACCTAGCTCAGGACCTCTATCTGTCCTCAAACTGTCCCATCGCTGCCCTGGAG atgaGGAGAGACCTGTTGCATTGGGACAGCGCTTTGATGCTGGCCAAGAGACTTGCAGAAGACCAGATTCCCTTCATATCCAAAGAATATGCTGTCCATCTTGAGTTTAT AGGAGACTACGTGAATGCCCTGTCACACTATGAGAAAGGCATGACCCACAACAGCAAG TTCTCAGAGCATGATGAGGCATGCCAGGCAGGCTTGGCCAGGATGTCCATCCGCATGGGCGACATCAGGAGAGGAGCCAGCCAGGCCATCCAGCACCCCAGCAGAGTCCTCAAGAAGGAATGTGGAGCCATACTGGAGAGCATGAAA CAATACTCTGAGGCAGCTCAGCTTTATGAGAAAGGCCATTATTATGACAAAGCTGCATCGGTCTACATCCGCTGCAAGAACTG GGCCAAGGTAGGAGAGCTGCTCCCACATGTCTCCTCCCCTAAGATCCACCTGCAGTACGCCAAGGCCAAGGAGATGGATGGCAA GTACAAGGAAGCAGCACAAGCTTATGAGAGCGCGAAGGACTGGGACAACGTGATTCGTGTGCTGCTGGACCACCTGAACAACCCTGAAGACGCCGTCCGCATTGTCAGGGAGACACAGAGTGTCGATGGAGCAAAGATGGTCGCAAG gtTCTTCCTGCGGCTGAATGACTACGGCTCAGCCATCCAGTTCCTGGTTTTATCTCAGTGCAACGATGAAGCCTTCCAGCTGGCACAGCAGCATGGACAGATGGAGGTCTACGCAGACATCATCG gctcaGAGGCGACGCAGGAGGACTATCAGAGCATTGCTCTGTACTTTGAAGCGGAGAAGAAACACCTGCAGGCTGGCAAGTTCTTCCAGAAGTGCGGCCAGTACAGCAGA GCCCTGAAACACTTCCTGAAGTGTCCCAACACTGATGACAGCCTGGCTGTCGAGATGGCTATTGAGACG gTGGGGCAGGCCAAGGACATGTCTCTAATCAGCCAGCTGATAGATTACTTGCTGGGGGAGAGCGACGGCATGCCCAAG GACGCCAAGTATCTGTTCCGTCTCTATATGGCACTGCAGCAGTACAGGGAGGCTGCTCACACCGCCATCATCATCGCCAGGGAGGAGCAGTGTGCAG GCAGCTACCGTAACGCCCACGATGTGCTGTTCAGCATGTACACAGAGCTGCAGGCCCAGAAGATCAAGATCCCCGCTGAGATGGCCACCAATCTGATGATCCTGCACTCCTACTTACTGGTCAAG ATCCATGTAAAGCGAGGAGATCACCTGAAGGGCGCACGCATGCTCATCCGTGTGAGCAACAACATCAGCAAGTTTCCTGCCC acATTGTGCCCATTCTGACGTCAGCGGTGATCGAGTGTAACCGAGCCGGGCTTAAGAACTCGGCCTTCAGCTTTGCTGCCATGTTGATGAGACCAGAGTACCGTAACAACATCAACCCCAAGTACAGGAAGAAGATCGAGGCCATGGTTCG TCGGCCCGATACgtcagagctggaggaggagacaaCTCCGTGTCCCTTCTGTGGCTTCCAGCTGCCACAGAACGAACTGCTGTGCATCTCCTGCAAGAACAACCTGCCCTACTGCATCGCCACg gGTCGACACATGCTGAAGGAGGACTGGTCTGTGTGTCCACACTGTGAATTCCCTGCTCTCTACTCGCAGTTCGTTCT gctgCTGGAGACGGAGAGTGTGTGTCCCATGTGCTCCGAGAGTCTCAGTGCAAAACAGGTGAAGAAGATCTCAGACTGTTCCAGCTATCTGCAGCCTGATGAACTGGAGCACTGA